Part of the Drosophila kikkawai strain 14028-0561.14 chromosome 3L, DkikHiC1v2, whole genome shotgun sequence genome is shown below.
TGAAGTGACACATTGAGGAAAAGTTCGGTGTTTGAAATGGAGtgtaaaacaaatattacGGATTTGCCAATAGAAATACTcgatattatatttaaatgttgtgGAGATATGACGGACAAACTCCATTTGGCCCAAGCTCATCCGTTTTTGGCCCAGGCCTTTGCCTATCATTGTCGGAATTTATACAACCACATCtcagaaaatgaaaaaaaaagattgtGCTATTGGCGGCTTACTCTGCCAGGCTGTGGAccgaatataaaaaaaattaaaaaaaattttcgacATAGTTCTGATGAGGGGTTTATCAACTTGGTTGCATTACACTGCTCAAAATTGGAAAAAGTTAAGCTCGTCTTCGAGACGGACAATGTGGATTGTGTGAAATCTTTAATATGCCAGAGACAGAATACTCTGAGGGCTATTAATCTTACACTGAAGTTAAAATCAAAATCTCCAGAAATGAATATTAAGATGCTTCATGAGCTTCCAGAATTGCCCTTGCTGGAAAAGCTTAAGATTTTGAACATTCCCATTGAGaactgtaagaaaaatataaatatgtataaaaatatcgcatatttttatttcttttccaCTTAGATTATCACAtacacaaatttaaaaatttggtaAAGCTTGAAATTCGGTGCTGGAGTTTAACGAAACATGTTATTGATGTTTTTGCACTCTGTGCACCTCTAAAGAAACTGCAGATTCTGGCCTTGCAGGGCGTGAGAATTATTGCCTCTGAAGAAACTAAAATCCACCTGCCAGTATTACAATTGAAGAAGCTAAGCATTATTTGTGCGCAATTTAACAGTCACGCTGAAGTTCAACGATTGATTTTGAGCCAAGGAAAGAGCCTGGAAAGCTTACTCTACGATTGTGAACTAGTAACATATAGAAATGAAGATTTTCTAGAGGTTATTCGAACGTGCCGAAACCTGCGATTCTTCGAGCTGCCAAGCCGAGGTGTCGTCTTCGACCTAGAGTTTGTTGAGGAAATCGTTGATATCCTAAGGCAAAACGGGGTCACACAGGATAATCCTTTTTTACTTGGGGCAAGCAATTATCACAGATATACAGAATTAGAAAAATGGGTAAGCTAAACTTAATTTCATAGATTTAAATgttgattaaatatttattacagcTCAAATGTTCAACGAGTCCCAAGTTAATAAAGCCTGACTGCTTTCCGTCCCGATATAATTAAGCCTGAACTCTTTCATCTTTTCTTAAGATGAATTATtactttttgttgcttttttgtcaaagaataatataatcaaaatatttaatattttaaatattctttaataacctaaaaacaaagtaaaagtTACTATtactttaaaagtttttatgaAAGTTTTATTCTttcatttaaacattttccaaaaatatatcactttgaaattaataaaatctctAAAACTGAATAAATCAATAAGCATTCATTGTCTGCCTAAACCAAACTAATATTTCACACTAGCACGCACACGCCATCGAAATTACACAGACACATACACCTCTTCAGCCAGGACACTCGCTTCGAGGAGGTTCAACAAATTCCCTAGGCTTACTCATCTGGTGGGTTGATTTTTAGGGGGCTAAGGTAGCCAGTTTATGGAACAACGATTAACTTTTGCCATCTAACAGGATAAGCAGGGCTAAGAGAAATCCAACAAAGAATGTTTGAAATGTTGGATATCctgtattaataaatattatacttaCTCTAAACCATTCCtcaccaaaaaataaacatttaaataatattaaaaaattttatatttcgttTTTCTAATAAACAcgtgtttttattaaattggcATCAGAAATATTAGACAGCTGCAAAGGAAAACAAGTCTAAGACATAGATATCTCTTTCCAAAAATACATTAATCTTACCCAGTGATGCAGCCAGTGTATTTTACTAACTTCATCCAACTCCAGCTCCAAAGGATCTTCTTGAGTTACTCCATTTTCCCTTAAAACATTAACCAGTTCAGTCACAAACCCCATatcgaattttatttttcgaatCGGCACATCGAAGTGACGAAGTTTTCGAAATTTTCGAACCACTTCCAGGAAACTGTCATTATCAAATTGGGCTGGTCGACTGTTAACAATCAATCTTTCCAGATCTTTGCCCTGTTTTAGAACCGATCTACAGACCAGGCCTTCAATGTGGCACTTAGTGCATGATATATCAAGGATCTTGAGCTTGGGACAGCTTGGAAATTCCATCGATATTATACAAGAGCTCAGTTTAAAGTGTTCAAGAGCGGGAAATTCGGGAATTGCCTCGTCCTCATCTGTgtcagaaataatatttatgcatACGACCGTCAGCAGGCGGAGTTTCTTCAGGGGAGCACACACCTTGAACAGATTTAGTGGCTTGGGATCTTCTCTAAGGGTGTAAACTGAACACAAGTAAAGCTCTTCTATGTTCAGAAATCTTTGTATCTCGTAAGCTGTTCAAAGAGAGGAATTGATGTTGCCTATGATTTAGGGCTAGCTTAAATTCAAGGATAAAaggttgttttttaaaaagtgtTTCATTCTTACCTTCTTCATTATAGCAACGATCGATGGTCAAGTTCCTTAGAAATGGCATATCTGGCATCTTATGCATTATAGGCGCACCCATTCTCGAGGGTCTACTGGAATCGTATCCAAATTTCAAAGTTCTAATGGAGTTCTTTGCCTTGTGTAAAATAGATAGTACAACTTCGCCATTGTCAAAGTACACTTGAAATTGAACCCTTTGCAAGTTGGGACAGTACTGGCCCACCGCCTTGGCCACCTCAACGCTCCAATGGCAACCCGGAGAGCCGACATACTCCACTGCCGTCAAGCCGCAAAGTGAGACAATAACAGAATATTCCCTTTTAGGTATATTAGTATAACAACTGTCATACATCACCTTCTTGTACACTTTGCGACTGTGATGGGCAAAAGCCCGGCCCAGATATTCACAGGTTTCGGCCAAGTTTAACTTGTCCTTTGAGTAACAATAGACGGTATACTCTGGCCAGTATTCGTAACGGGGCTTAAAAGCCAGAGCCTTGTATATCAGATCAAGGACCTCAAAAGGCAAGTCGGTCAAAGTGCGCTGCGGTTCCATCTTTCGTTGCGTGCGTCGAAGAGAGCCGGCCGAGGGCTGGGCGACAACTGAGAAACTGCAGTGCCATGTGCGAATCCAGAGCGAGGAAGAGATAAAGAGTTTAAGAGTTTTTAAGTgagcttttaaataaaacaaaatgagaGAGAGATGAAGTAAATCTATATTACATGCAGCTGAAGTCATTCCAAGTGGATTGAACGTTTCACCAGAATCAAATACAAATGAAACTGATAATATGCCCAACGAGTCATTGAGAGAACggtttattattatacaaatGAGAAATCCCTAGtactatattaaaaaaataccttAATACGTTCCtccttatataaaaaatactatactttttttgtgttacttaaaaaatataaatatacaaaccATTCCTTCCCCAAAACaacttataaataatattaaaactttttatatttagattttttcaataaacacgttttttttgttaaattggCATCTGAAATATAAGACAGCTACAAAGGAAAACAAGTCAGAGTTTTATACAGATcacattttaaaaacatatattaagCTTACCCAGTGATGCAGCCAGTGAATTTTACTAACTTCATCCAACACCAGCTCCAAAGGATCTTCTTGAGTTATCCCATTTTCCCTCAAAAAAATTCACCAGTTCAGTCACAAACCCCATATCGAATTTCAGATTACAAATTCCAGGCTAAATTGGTAAAGTAATTCCCGAAATTGTCCTTGCTTTAAAATTCCCATTGAGGATACTATTTCAATgggtttaaaaaaagaaaacaatctTCCAAGCCTGAACTAAAGTCTTATTAAacatattataattaatataaaaatagattATTCGAAAAGATTATACGTACTCGGTTATTGCAAGTTTACATTGCTGCGGTACTGGGTGAGTGATTCATCATTATAGTCAATTACCTTttcttatttgattttatttatttttattttatgaagcCCAACTTTAagtattataatataaaatcttATCAGCTTTCTCAACTTCCTATTATTTGTTCTTAATTTCAGCGATTTTTTTTCGCGAGTCTCTCGTTTCCTCtcttatataatataatataatctcgtaaaaaatcttaagctgtcgaattaatatttataaaaaatgtattaaccctCATCGATATTAAATGATGAATATGTATGTTAATTAACATAGCAAAAACGAATAGTTTGctgtttaataaaattatagaattacttaattatttatattaattttcaaaacaatTAATCTTGTTAAGTTAGAAAGGGTATTAACTTTTCGGCTAGTTTAATTTCCCTTtgcttctctctctcttttatcTACAGAGACTGTTGTGTTCCGAGTAAGTCCTGACCACATCAGTTCTTTGTTCGCCAGCTCTGAAGTGACACATTGAGGAAAAGTTCGGTGTTTGAAATGAAGTGTTCAAGAAATATTACGGATTTGCCGATAGAAATACTCGATATTCTATTTGAATGTTGTGGAAATATGACGAACAAACTCTATTTGGCCCAAGCTCATCCATATTTGGCCCAGGCCTTTGTCTATCATTGTCGGAATTTATTCAAACACATCCCAGtctatgaaaaaaaaagtttatgcTTTTGGCGGCTGACTCTTCCAGGCTGTGGACCGAATATAAAAAAGATTGACAGAGTTATTCGGGAGAATGATCATGATGCAGTAGAGCTCGTCAATTTGATTGCCTTACACTGctcaaaattggaaaaaattaagctCATCTTCGAGACGGACAGTGTGAATTGTGTGAAATCTTTAATATGCCAGAGACAGAATTCTCTAAAGGCTATTAATCTTAGACtgaagttaaaattaaaatctccAGAAATGAATACTAAGATCCTTCACGAACTTCCAGAATTGCCCTTGCTGGAAGAGCTTAAGATTTTCAACATTCCCATTGAGaactgtaagaaaaatataaatatatatataaatatcgcatatttttatttctttatcaCATAGTTTATCACATACAGAAATTCGAAAATTTGGTAAAACTTGCAATTAGATACAAGAATTCCAAGCCAGTTGTTATTGATATTTTGGCACTCTGTGCACCTTTAAAGAAACTGCAGATTCTGGCCTTGAAGGGCGTCAGAATTATTGCCTCTGAAGAAACTAAAATCCACCTGCCAGTAATACAATTGAAGAAGCTAAACATTGCGTGTGAGGAACATAACAGTCACGCTGAAGTTCAACGATTCATTTTGAGCCAAGGAAAGAGCCTGGAAAGCTTAAGCCATGACTGTCCACGAGAACCATATAGACATGAAGATTTTCTAGAGGTTATTCGAACGTGCCGAAACCTGCGATTCTTCGAGCTGCCAAGCGGAGGTGTCGTCTTCGACCTTGAGTTTGTTGAGGAAATCGTTGATATCCTGAGGCATAACGGGTTTACACCGGATAATCCTTTGGTAATTATGGCAAGGGATCGTCCCCGGTATACAAAATTAGTAAAATGGGTAAGTTAAGACTTAATTCCATAGATTTAAATgttgattaaatatttattacagcTCAAAAATTCATCGAGTCCCGAGTTAATAAAGCCTGAATACTTTCGATACTGGCCAACTAGGTTAAACAATGACTTTCCCTAAGATGAATTATTACTTTTTGTTGCTTAACTATTATCAAAGAATaatataatcaaaatatttaatatattaaatattgtttaataacctaataacaaattaaaaattattattttttttattcattcattttaataatttcaaaaaatatatcactTTGAAATGAATAAAATCTCGAAAACTGAAAAAGCCAATATGCATTATTTGTCTGTCTAAACCAAGCTAATATTATAATCTAGCACAGGGCACTATGGTCCAgaatccgttttttttggcataaagtcgaaAAATGGAGCTACAGGGTTTAAACTTCGCAGATTTTATTGTTGTGGCATTAACAACTTGTGTACAAAAAATTGGGCCAGTACGACCACGCCCACTCTTGCCGCCCTTGCAAACtgattgatatttaatttataatttttatatatgtacataattaccatttattatatacataattaacgcatatataatgaaaaagttgttaaaaaaagagagatatTTTTCCGAATTTATAATTAGAATTATTGGAAGAAATTAACCGTTCAAGATCGTATTTACATTTGGGaagatatttatgaatatcactataaaaattactgcatttttaatctatttccttcattttcttgtatttcacagtgtctttattaattttggtgCATAGTCACTTCGATACAGATTGAATTTTTcgattgttgctgctccataatttaaaaagttcgcTGTGAATAAACTATGTATATTaccaaaatattagaaaagggGGACGAACGGGGatgagttttttgtttgtggttAAAGACAACATCCAGGAGTACAATCTGGACCAATTAGTTGCTGTCAGCATGGAGAAGCTTATTAGTTATACTCCACGAAACATGGAGAACGCATGATAGTTTTCTAACAACATACACATAAATTTGACATTACACAACACTAAATACGTAGAActacacaaaaaattacaatatacATTAAATAGTGCATACCTTGAagattattttccatattttagttgatttttttgAACCAAAATAACACGTCTGACACAACATAAAGtaactaaatattttggcGCGAATTTCTATTCGGAAATGAGCTGATCGCAATCGCATTTTTAAAAGCTCTCAATAGGCTTTGGTGGcacatttaaagcttttagttaacatttttataacgtATGATGAATTTactttaagattaaaataagaaaacaacgatatattaacataaaaaaatcgactttatgccaaaaaaaacggattcTGGACCATAGTGCAGGGGGTAAATATTCCAACAATTCGCACCAGGTGACAACTCAGCCAGCTGCAGAGATATGACTAATGCCCCGGCAGACCCAAATCCGGCACGAACTTTGAACTTGTTGCCATCGAAATTACAcagacgcacacacacacctcttTAGGCAGGACACTCGCCGCGAGGTGGTTCAACAATTCCCTAGGCTTACTCATCTGGTGGGTTGATTTTTAGGGGGCTAAGGTAGCCAGTTTATGGAACAATGATTCACCTTTGCCATCTAAAAGGATAAACAGGGCTAAAATCGAACATAAAATGTTTGAAATGCTGGATATCctgtaataataaatattatacttaTTCGAAACCATTTCtcaccaaaaaataaacatttaaataatattaaaaaattttatatttcgttTTTCTAATAAACAcgtgtttttattaaattggcATCTGAAATATTAGACAGCTGCAAAGGAAAACAAGTCTAAGACATAGATATCTCTTTCCAAAAATACATTAATCTTACCCAGTGTTTCAGCCAGTGTATTTTACTAACTTCATCCAACTCCAGCTCCAAGGGATCTTCTTGAGTTACTCCATTTTCCTTTAGAACATTCACCACTTCAGTCACAAACCCCAAATCGAATTTAATTTTCCGAATCGGCACATCGAAGTGTCGAAGTTTTCGAAATCTTCGAACCACTTCCAGGAAACTGTCATTATCGAACTGCGATGGTCGACTCTCAACGATCAATCTTTCCAGATCTTTGCCCTGTTTCAGAACCGATCTACAGACCAGGCCTTCAATGTGGCACTTGGAGTATCCTATATCAAGGATCTTGAGCTTGGGACAGCTTGGAAATTCCATCGAAATCATACAAGAGCTTAGTTTAAAGTGTTCAAGAGCGGGAAATTCGGGAATTGCCTCGTCCTCATCTGTgtcagaaataatatttatgcatACGACCGTCAGCAGGCGGAGTTTCTTCAGGGGAGCACACACCTTGAACAGATTTAGTGGCTTGGGATCTTCTCTAAGGGTGTAAACTGAACACAAGTAAAGCTCTTCTATGTTCAGAAATCTTTGTATCTCGTAAGCTGTTCAAAGAGAAGAATTGATGTTGCCTATGATTTAGGGCTA
Proteins encoded:
- the LOC108080635 gene encoding uncharacterized protein; this translates as MECKTNITDLPIEILDIIFKCCGDMTDKLHLAQAHPFLAQAFAYHCRNLYNHISENEKKRLCYWRLTLPGCGPNIKKIKKNFRHSSDEGFINLVALHCSKLEKVKLVFETDNVDCVKSLICQRQNTLRAINLTLKLKSKSPEMNIKMLHELPELPLLEKLKILNIPIENYYHIHKFKNLVKLEIRCWSLTKHVIDVFALCAPLKKLQILALQGVRIIASEETKIHLPVLQLKKLSIICAQFNSHAEVQRLILSQGKSLESLLYDCELVTYRNEDFLEVIRTCRNLRFFELPSRGVVFDLEFVEEIVDILRQNGVTQDNPFLLGASNYHRYTELEKWLKCSTSPKLIKPDCFPSRYN
- the LOC108080566 gene encoding uncharacterized protein — protein: MEPQRTLTDLPFEVLDLIYKALAFKPRYEYWPEYTVYCYSKDKLNLAETCEYLGRAFAHHSRKVYKKVMYDSCYTNIPKREYSVIVSLCGLTAVEYVGSPGCHWSVEVAKAVGQYCPNLQRVQFQVYFDNGEVVLSILHKAKNSIRTLKFGYDSSRPSRMGAPIMHKMPDMPFLRNLTIDRCYNEEAYEIQRFLNIEELYLCSVYTLREDPKPLNLFKVCAPLKKLRLLTVVCINIISDTDEDEAIPEFPALEHFKLSSCIISMEFPSCPKLKILDISCTKCHIEGLVCRSVLKQGKDLERLIVNSRPAQFDNDSFLEVVRKFRKLRHFDVPIRKIKFDMGFVTELVNVLRENGVTQEDPLELELDEVSKIHWLHHWLSNISDANLIKTRVY
- the LOC138928546 gene encoding uncharacterized protein; this encodes MKCSRNITDLPIEILDILFECCGNMTNKLYLAQAHPYLAQAFVYHCRNLFKHIPVYEKKSLCFWRLTLPGCGPNIKKIDRVIRENDHDAVELVNLIALHCSKLEKIKLIFETDSVNCVKSLICQRQNSLKAINLRLKLKLKSPEMNTKILHELPELPLLEELKIFNIPIENFYHIQKFENLVKLAIRYKNSKPVVIDILALCAPLKKLQILALKGVRIIASEETKIHLPVIQLKKLNIACEEHNSHAEVQRFILSQGKSLESLSHDCPREPYRHEDFLEVIRTCRNLRFFELPSGGVVFDLEFVEEIVDILRHNGFTPDNPLVIMARDRPRYTKLVKWLKNSSSPELIKPEYFRYWPTRLNNDFP
- the LOC108080565 gene encoding uncharacterized protein, producing MEPQRTLTDLPFEVLDLIYKALAFKDRYEYWRGYTVYSYSKDKLNLAETCEYLGRAFAYHSRHVYKKAMYENSYPFISKRDYSLIISLCGSTAEEYVGSPGCNWSAEVAQAVGQYCPNLQRVQFQVYFDNGEVVLSILHKAKNSIRTLKFGYETGRPLRMGAPIMHKIPDMPLLRNLTVDRCYNEEAYEIQRFLNIEELYLCSVYTLREDPKPLNLFKVCAPLKKLRLLTVVCINIISDTDEDEAIPEFPALEHFKLSSCMISMEFPSCPKLKILDIGYSKCHIEGLVCRSVLKQGKDLERLIVESRPSQFDNDSFLEVVRRFRKLRHFDVPIRKIKFDLGFVTEVVNVLKENGVTQEDPLELELDEVSKIHWLKHWLSNISDANLIKTRVY